A single Anatilimnocola floriformis DNA region contains:
- a CDS encoding BatA domain-containing protein: MQFVHQALIGGFLLAILPVLIHLINMMRHKRVQWAAMEFLLASYKKHRTWVWLKQLLLLLSRMAIIALIVAMLAQLKTKDQWLALFGGKVTHHYVVVDDSYSMSDRIAGASALDMARLATRSIVTKAGQQDGQHKLTLIRFSQVKPAAEGGSEKVSAAAQADFNAETLNAKFDETLEQKQRLFEATSLALTPGDSLTAVKQLMSQGRDETSIVYLLSDFRQKDWESPQELRQAFIDIQELGAEIHLVDCARSAAANLGIVDIVPADETRAAGVPLFVFVSVRNHGTKSASKVQVKVRSTVYEEAAAGGASPEQLGSTTEEIATLLIDEIGPGETITRRVQVFYTQPGKHVVEAVLPEDPIEADNRRWCVINFPTGEKTLVIDGTTEQLHSYYLQIGFRPLQKSNTGIQPDNQPVAFLRDAKPEMLNQYSTIYLLDVPRLDGRAAESLEAYVRGGGGLAIFVGPNTLTDYYNNSLYRGGQGLLPAPLADEADLIDDIDGSTPDLDLEKHPIFDFFLAEANPLLRGVTVRKFRRLPPKWEPAPESGTAIIGRLRDKSPLFIEKQFGKGKVLLCTTTAAPIWNDWAKNPSFVVLALKMQSHLASPRRLDDPRLVGTPLEVQVPAAQYRSEMNFVLPGQKEGIRFKVARNAEKENDLLSAHVGIGLLEGRRNTETDRTGIYEAWPQLLKGDIDLRRWALNVDPDEGNLARLTADEVLKKIVPVRAQHHIAEQYQQGEAVASGYNLSMLVMGILVALLIGEQALAYSTSYHPLRPSVAATQVAAGGRG; encoded by the coding sequence GTGCAATTCGTCCATCAAGCACTCATCGGCGGCTTTTTGCTGGCAATCCTGCCAGTGTTGATCCATTTGATCAACATGATGCGCCACAAGCGCGTCCAATGGGCCGCCATGGAGTTCTTGCTGGCCAGTTACAAAAAGCACCGGACCTGGGTTTGGCTGAAGCAACTGTTGTTACTGCTGTCGCGGATGGCGATCATCGCGCTGATCGTCGCCATGCTCGCGCAGCTGAAGACCAAGGATCAATGGCTCGCACTCTTCGGCGGCAAGGTGACGCATCACTATGTGGTCGTCGACGATAGCTACTCAATGTCCGACCGGATTGCCGGCGCGAGTGCACTCGACATGGCCCGGCTGGCGACGCGTTCGATTGTCACCAAAGCCGGCCAGCAAGACGGTCAGCACAAACTGACGCTCATTCGCTTCTCACAAGTCAAACCCGCCGCAGAGGGCGGCAGTGAAAAAGTTTCCGCCGCCGCGCAAGCCGATTTCAATGCCGAAACGCTGAATGCGAAGTTCGACGAAACGCTCGAACAAAAGCAACGACTCTTCGAAGCCACTTCGCTCGCTCTCACGCCTGGCGATTCGCTCACCGCGGTGAAACAGCTGATGAGTCAGGGACGCGACGAGACGAGCATCGTCTATTTGCTGTCCGACTTCCGGCAGAAAGATTGGGAAAGTCCGCAGGAACTCCGCCAGGCCTTTATCGACATTCAAGAGCTCGGCGCCGAGATTCACTTGGTCGACTGTGCTCGTTCGGCGGCTGCCAATCTCGGCATTGTCGACATCGTCCCCGCCGACGAAACCCGGGCAGCCGGTGTGCCGTTGTTTGTCTTCGTCAGCGTGCGCAACCACGGCACAAAATCGGCCAGCAAAGTACAAGTGAAAGTTCGCTCGACGGTTTACGAAGAAGCCGCCGCTGGCGGAGCAAGCCCAGAGCAACTCGGCAGCACAACTGAAGAAATCGCGACGCTGCTGATCGACGAAATCGGCCCGGGCGAAACCATCACTCGCCGAGTGCAGGTCTTTTACACACAGCCCGGCAAGCATGTTGTCGAAGCCGTTTTGCCCGAAGATCCGATCGAAGCCGACAACCGCCGGTGGTGCGTGATCAATTTTCCCACCGGCGAAAAGACACTCGTCATCGACGGCACGACCGAGCAGTTGCACTCCTACTATCTACAGATCGGCTTTCGGCCGTTGCAGAAGTCGAACACGGGCATTCAGCCCGACAATCAGCCGGTGGCGTTCCTCCGCGACGCCAAGCCGGAGATGCTCAATCAATATTCAACGATCTACCTACTCGACGTGCCGCGACTCGATGGTCGCGCCGCCGAATCGCTCGAAGCCTACGTCCGCGGTGGCGGCGGCCTGGCGATCTTCGTCGGCCCGAACACGCTGACCGACTATTACAACAACAGTCTCTATCGCGGCGGCCAGGGTTTGCTGCCGGCGCCACTCGCCGACGAAGCCGATTTGATCGACGACATCGACGGCTCGACGCCGGACCTCGATCTCGAAAAGCATCCGATCTTTGATTTCTTCCTTGCCGAAGCCAATCCGCTGCTCCGCGGTGTGACCGTTCGCAAATTCCGCCGCCTGCCGCCAAAGTGGGAACCCGCGCCCGAAAGCGGCACCGCGATCATCGGCCGGCTGCGTGATAAGAGCCCGCTCTTCATCGAGAAGCAGTTCGGCAAGGGGAAAGTGCTCCTCTGCACGACGACCGCGGCGCCGATTTGGAACGACTGGGCGAAAAATCCCAGCTTCGTGGTGCTCGCGCTCAAAATGCAATCGCATCTTGCCTCGCCGCGGCGTCTTGATGATCCGCGCCTCGTCGGCACCCCGCTCGAAGTGCAAGTTCCCGCCGCGCAATATCGCAGCGAGATGAACTTCGTCCTCCCGGGTCAAAAAGAGGGCATCCGCTTCAAAGTGGCCCGTAATGCCGAGAAGGAAAATGATCTCCTCTCCGCGCATGTCGGCATCGGCTTGCTCGAAGGCCGGCGCAACACCGAAACCGACCGCACCGGCATCTACGAGGCCTGGCCGCAGCTGCTGAAGGGGGATATCGATCTGCGCCGCTGGGCTCTGAATGTCGATCCTGACGAAGGCAACCTCGCCCGCCTCACTGCCGATGAAGTGCTGAAGAAAATCGTACCAGTTCGTGCTCAACATCACATCGCCGAACAATATCAGCAAGGCGAAGCGGTGGCCTCTGGATACAACTTGAGCATGCTCGTGATGGGAATTCTCGTCGCGTTGCTCATCGGCGAACAAGCCTTGGCCTACTCGACCAGTTACCATCCTCTTCGCCCCTCTGTTGCTGCGACGCAGGTTGCGGCCGGAGGTCGAGGATGA
- a CDS encoding DUF58 domain-containing protein has protein sequence MPDSKKYLHPEAIKRISRLEVRARHIVEGFLSGMHRSPYFGQSVEFLQHREYVIGDDLRHVDWKVWARQDRLYIKQFEEETNLRCNLLVDISKSMTYGNGVFNKFEYAATLAATLGYLILRQQDSVGCVTFDDRVRMTVPNRSQHNHILSITAALGAQPQTDKTDMYAVLRAAAETLPRRGMVVLVSDLLADRPGLIKGLRMLRQRGHDVLVFHVMDDDELDFPFNGPMRFDGLESDDFLNCNPRALREGYLAALQAFLDEVRRECAKAACDYALVRTSDHMDAVLATYLSKRLAVMNRH, from the coding sequence ATGCCCGATTCAAAAAAATATTTGCATCCTGAGGCGATCAAGCGGATCTCTCGGTTGGAAGTACGGGCGCGGCACATCGTCGAAGGATTTCTTTCGGGTATGCACCGCAGTCCTTACTTTGGGCAATCGGTCGAGTTTCTGCAGCATCGCGAATACGTGATCGGCGACGATCTCCGCCACGTCGACTGGAAAGTCTGGGCGCGGCAAGACCGTCTCTACATTAAGCAGTTTGAAGAAGAAACAAACCTCCGCTGCAACCTGCTCGTCGATATCTCGAAGAGCATGACCTACGGCAACGGCGTGTTTAACAAGTTCGAATATGCGGCGACGCTCGCTGCCACGCTTGGCTATCTCATTCTGCGGCAGCAGGATTCTGTCGGCTGCGTCACGTTCGACGATCGCGTCCGCATGACCGTGCCGAATCGTTCGCAGCACAATCACATTCTGTCGATCACCGCCGCCCTGGGCGCCCAGCCGCAAACTGATAAGACCGACATGTATGCCGTGCTGCGGGCCGCAGCCGAAACCTTGCCGCGGCGCGGCATGGTGGTGCTCGTTTCCGACCTGCTCGCCGATCGGCCTGGTTTGATCAAAGGTCTGCGGATGCTGCGGCAGCGTGGGCACGACGTTCTGGTTTTCCATGTGATGGACGATGACGAACTCGACTTTCCGTTCAACGGCCCGATGCGTTTCGACGGCCTCGAGAGCGACGACTTTTTGAACTGCAATCCGCGAGCTCTCCGCGAAGGTTACCTCGCCGCGCTGCAAGCCTTTCTCGACGAAGTCCGCCGGGAATGCGCCAAAGCCGCCTGCGACTACGCCCTCGTTCGTACCAGCGATCACATGGATGCGGTCCTAGCAACTTACTTAAGCAAACGACTCGCCGTCATGAACCGGCACTGA
- a CDS encoding AAA family ATPase: MSADQTAAAGVTAADATAIRRLSEARDKIVEQLSQVIVGQTAVIDELLISLFARGHCLLEGVPGLAKTLLISTLARSLNLTFSRVQFTPDLMPADITGTDIIEENRSTGARERRFLEGPLFSNMILADEINRTPPKTQAALLEAMQERQVTVGRTRHPLTDPFFVLATQNPIEQEGTYPLPEAQQDRFMFKVFVHYPSFMEEFEVARRTTAIQIDRIQPVLSGDEIIALQKVVREVPASDHVIRYALSLVRQTRVGSAGIPDFVNDQLGWGAGPRAVQFLILGGKARALLRGRTHVTTDDIAALAKPVLRHRLTVNFAAQSDGISADNIIDKLVSVTPTKEDELTNDARFKKIFAS; the protein is encoded by the coding sequence ATGAGTGCTGACCAAACCGCGGCCGCCGGTGTTACTGCGGCCGATGCCACGGCGATCCGCCGTTTGAGCGAAGCGCGCGACAAGATCGTCGAACAGCTATCGCAAGTCATCGTCGGCCAGACCGCGGTGATCGACGAACTGTTGATCTCCCTTTTCGCTCGCGGTCACTGCCTGCTCGAAGGTGTTCCCGGTCTCGCCAAGACGCTGCTCATCAGCACGCTGGCTCGCTCGCTGAACCTCACGTTCAGCCGCGTGCAGTTCACACCCGACTTGATGCCGGCCGATATCACCGGCACCGACATCATCGAAGAGAACCGCTCGACCGGTGCTCGCGAACGCCGCTTCCTCGAAGGGCCGTTGTTCTCGAACATGATCCTGGCGGACGAAATCAACCGCACACCGCCGAAGACGCAGGCTGCGCTCCTCGAAGCGATGCAAGAACGCCAGGTGACGGTCGGCCGCACGCGGCATCCGCTTACCGATCCGTTCTTTGTGCTCGCGACGCAAAACCCGATCGAACAAGAAGGAACGTACCCGCTGCCCGAAGCGCAGCAGGACCGCTTCATGTTCAAGGTCTTCGTCCACTATCCGAGCTTCATGGAAGAGTTCGAAGTCGCGCGGCGAACCACGGCGATTCAGATCGATCGCATTCAGCCGGTGCTCTCGGGTGATGAGATCATCGCGTTGCAGAAAGTCGTACGCGAGGTGCCGGCCAGCGATCACGTCATTCGTTATGCACTTTCACTCGTGCGACAAACACGTGTGGGAAGCGCGGGCATTCCTGATTTCGTCAACGATCAACTCGGCTGGGGCGCTGGACCGCGTGCCGTGCAATTTTTGATTCTCGGCGGCAAAGCTCGTGCACTGTTGCGAGGCCGGACGCATGTGACGACCGACGACATTGCCGCGCTGGCCAAGCCGGTGTTGCGACATCGCTTGACGGTGAACTTCGCCGCTCAGAGCGATGGCATTTCGGCCGACAACATCATCGACAAGCTGGTTTCGGTGACGCCCACGAAAGAAGACGAACTGACCAACGATGCCCGATTCAAAAAAATATTTGCATCCTGA
- a CDS encoding SDR family NAD(P)-dependent oxidoreductase has translation MTSLDLSGQTALVTGASGGIGRAIALSLATAGADVIVHGCRNLESLEKLAAEIQQLGLKASILKADLADAAAIEKLAAAAWQWQGKLDLLVNNAGADVLTGDAAKWSFEKKLAQLWQVDVLGCVTLSRLLGPRMRERGSGSILNIGWDQAERGMAGDAGEMFGTIKGAVIAFTRSLAQSLAPQVRVNCLALGWIRTAWGEQSSDYWQERAKLESLRERWGTPADVAAAVTFLASPAADFITGQVIDLNGGFRFGAKR, from the coding sequence ATGACGTCCCTTGACCTTTCTGGCCAGACAGCCCTCGTCACCGGCGCAAGCGGCGGCATCGGCCGAGCAATCGCGCTGTCTTTGGCAACGGCTGGCGCGGATGTCATTGTTCATGGATGTCGCAATCTCGAATCGCTGGAAAAGTTAGCCGCGGAAATCCAACAACTAGGTCTAAAAGCTTCGATTCTTAAGGCCGATCTCGCCGATGCGGCAGCGATCGAAAAGCTTGCCGCCGCGGCCTGGCAGTGGCAGGGAAAGCTCGATTTGCTGGTGAACAACGCCGGCGCGGATGTGCTGACCGGCGATGCCGCGAAATGGTCGTTTGAAAAGAAACTCGCGCAGCTGTGGCAGGTCGATGTGCTCGGCTGCGTGACTTTATCTCGTTTGCTCGGACCACGAATGCGCGAGCGCGGCAGCGGCTCGATTCTCAACATCGGCTGGGATCAGGCCGAGCGAGGCATGGCCGGCGACGCCGGCGAAATGTTCGGCACGATCAAAGGCGCCGTGATCGCGTTCACGCGAAGCTTGGCTCAATCCCTGGCTCCGCAAGTGCGCGTGAATTGCCTCGCGCTCGGCTGGATCCGTACGGCTTGGGGCGAGCAGAGCTCCGACTACTGGCAGGAGCGGGCCAAACTAGAATCTCTGCGCGAGCGCTGGGGAACCCCCGCCGATGTCGCCGCAGCCGTCACTTTTCTCGCCTCTCCCGCGGCCGACTTCATCACCGGTCAGGTCATCGACCTCAACGGCGGCTTCCGCTTTGGCGCGAAACGATAA
- a CDS encoding PQQ-binding-like beta-propeller repeat protein: protein MSVASNSTIPPIASRRPRRSLLIAGGIAASFTALAIYLQLDATAIGETIPFFDGAVINVGTVFSCGIAAFSLYVWFCWFSGFSFQARRIGFIIPLLLPIIGVATFRYEGVDGYMKPTFVPRWRRAHEAALAGKPVAAKAPQPAGAEKEGTAAAVPAVPTVDLRTETANDFPQFLGPQRTNYLPDAKLADDWNDSPPKEIWRRDIGPGWSGFACRNGFAVTLEQRGSDEWVTCYSLADGELMWHHSAPGRHEETIGGLGPRSTPVIDGGLVFAQGATGLVRCIDGATGKLVWQDDLLERYGLSQSLSEAAVKWGRAGSPLIVGDLLIVPAGGKGSNVRTLIAYHKRTGEVAWEAGNDQVSYASPVLATLGGEEQILYVSEKKVAGYDVTSGKELWQHDWPSHSNVDANCSQSIRLPGDRVLVSKSYGTGGALLQIKCEEGSCSAEPIWESRRVLKTKFTNAVVIDGFAYALSDGILECVDLETGKQKWRGGRYGHGQMLGAGDKLLVLGEDGELMLVAADPKKFRELGKIEALPGITWNNLCLAGNRLLIRNGKQVACYDVP from the coding sequence ATGTCCGTTGCTTCCAATTCAACCATTCCGCCGATCGCGAGCAGGCGTCCGCGACGCTCGCTACTGATTGCCGGCGGGATTGCCGCGTCCTTCACGGCCCTGGCCATTTACCTGCAACTCGACGCCACTGCCATCGGCGAAACGATTCCTTTTTTCGACGGCGCGGTCATCAATGTCGGCACTGTCTTTTCGTGCGGCATCGCTGCTTTCAGTTTGTACGTTTGGTTTTGCTGGTTCAGCGGCTTTTCGTTCCAGGCGCGGCGTATTGGCTTCATCATTCCGCTGCTGCTGCCGATCATCGGCGTGGCCACGTTTCGTTACGAAGGCGTCGATGGCTACATGAAGCCGACGTTCGTTCCTCGCTGGCGTCGAGCGCATGAAGCTGCCCTCGCGGGCAAACCGGTTGCCGCGAAAGCGCCCCAGCCAGCAGGCGCGGAAAAGGAAGGAACGGCCGCTGCTGTTCCCGCAGTGCCGACCGTTGATCTGCGTACCGAAACGGCGAACGACTTTCCGCAGTTCCTGGGTCCGCAGCGGACCAATTATTTGCCCGACGCTAAACTAGCGGACGATTGGAACGACTCGCCGCCGAAGGAAATCTGGCGGCGCGACATCGGTCCTGGTTGGTCTGGATTCGCTTGCCGCAATGGCTTTGCGGTGACGCTCGAACAGCGCGGCAGCGACGAATGGGTCACGTGCTATTCGCTCGCGGATGGTGAGCTGATGTGGCACCACTCCGCGCCGGGTCGTCACGAAGAGACCATCGGTGGACTCGGCCCGCGCTCGACCCCGGTCATCGATGGCGGCCTGGTCTTCGCGCAAGGAGCGACCGGGCTGGTGCGTTGTATCGACGGCGCGACGGGAAAACTCGTCTGGCAGGATGATTTACTGGAGCGCTACGGCCTGTCGCAATCGCTCAGCGAAGCCGCGGTGAAATGGGGTCGAGCGGGTTCGCCTCTCATTGTCGGCGACCTGCTGATCGTTCCCGCAGGCGGCAAAGGCAGCAACGTGCGTACGCTGATTGCCTATCACAAGCGAACCGGCGAAGTTGCCTGGGAAGCCGGCAATGATCAGGTTAGTTATGCGTCTCCCGTGCTCGCCACGCTCGGCGGCGAAGAGCAGATATTGTATGTCAGTGAGAAAAAAGTCGCCGGCTACGACGTGACGTCTGGCAAAGAATTGTGGCAGCACGATTGGCCCAGCCACAGCAACGTCGATGCTAATTGCTCGCAGAGCATTCGGCTGCCGGGCGATCGCGTGCTGGTGAGCAAGAGCTACGGCACGGGTGGCGCGCTGCTGCAAATCAAGTGCGAGGAAGGGAGTTGCTCGGCCGAGCCGATTTGGGAAAGTCGCCGCGTGCTCAAGACCAAGTTCACCAACGCGGTAGTGATCGATGGTTTTGCTTATGCATTGAGCGATGGCATTTTGGAATGCGTTGATTTGGAAACCGGCAAACAAAAATGGCGCGGCGGGCGTTATGGCCATGGACAGATGCTGGGGGCGGGAGACAAACTGCTGGTGTTGGGCGAGGACGGTGAACTGATGCTCGTCGCTGCCGACCCCAAGAAATTCCGCGAGCTCGGCAAGATTGAAGCGCTCCCCGGAATCACCTGGAACAACCTCTGCCTGGCCGGCAACCGCCTGCTCATTCGCAATGGCAAACAAGTCGCCTGCTATGACGTCCCTTGA
- a CDS encoding HEAT repeat domain-containing protein, translating into MSSPDAADPKPVEAKRPYEPHLPPVEAPTGAFIMQLFLIPVAIVSIVVLLWLSFSWLAQAGRDDPKKLVDELCRGTDVSWQSAYTLAELLRSPDPRYDELRRDDKLVSELVSLVEADLKQPLKGGGDKGDRARIERRMFLCRALGAFTIPDAAPLLAKLANEEHDPMEVEVRLAALEGLATLARNVGPAVLRKDEKVVQAVLEASRSTDDTATSRPADKESEYRPRSEVRAVAAFTLGVIGGEEAKRRLTIMLSDGYAAARYNAATGLCRQGDETALRVLKEMLSPVNPHADKDERYAADKDRKRVAVLVAGIQGAVTLTEQNPQADKAPIIAALKKLAEAPLDDPTTGIKSDRSKVKNLAAEAYRRMEAKK; encoded by the coding sequence ATGTCTTCGCCCGATGCTGCTGACCCGAAGCCGGTCGAAGCCAAACGCCCCTACGAGCCGCATCTGCCACCGGTAGAAGCGCCCACCGGCGCGTTCATCATGCAGCTGTTCCTCATTCCGGTGGCCATTGTCTCGATCGTTGTGCTCCTCTGGCTGTCGTTTAGTTGGCTCGCGCAGGCGGGGCGTGACGATCCCAAGAAACTAGTTGACGAACTCTGCCGCGGCACCGATGTGAGCTGGCAAAGCGCCTACACGCTCGCTGAGCTCCTCCGCAGCCCTGATCCGCGGTACGACGAACTCCGCCGCGATGACAAACTCGTGTCCGAACTCGTTTCGCTCGTCGAAGCCGATCTGAAGCAACCGCTCAAAGGTGGTGGCGACAAAGGGGATCGCGCCCGCATCGAACGCCGGATGTTTCTCTGCCGCGCGCTGGGGGCTTTCACGATTCCTGATGCCGCGCCGTTGTTGGCCAAGCTCGCGAACGAAGAACACGATCCCATGGAAGTCGAAGTCCGACTGGCCGCCCTCGAAGGTCTCGCCACGCTCGCGCGAAACGTGGGGCCTGCAGTATTGCGGAAAGATGAAAAAGTGGTGCAAGCCGTCCTCGAGGCCTCGCGCTCGACTGACGACACTGCCACGTCGCGACCTGCCGACAAAGAAAGCGAGTACCGTCCGCGGTCCGAAGTGCGAGCGGTGGCTGCCTTCACGCTCGGCGTAATCGGCGGCGAAGAAGCCAAACGGCGGCTGACGATCATGCTCAGCGACGGCTATGCGGCCGCTCGCTACAACGCGGCAACGGGCCTTTGTCGCCAAGGTGACGAAACGGCGCTACGTGTGCTGAAGGAAATGCTCTCGCCCGTGAATCCTCATGCGGACAAAGACGAACGCTACGCCGCCGACAAAGATCGCAAGCGCGTCGCCGTTCTCGTGGCCGGCATTCAAGGCGCAGTGACGCTGACCGAGCAAAATCCGCAAGCCGATAAGGCGCCGATTATCGCCGCACTCAAGAAGCTGGCCGAGGCGCCTTTGGATGATCCAACGACGGGAATTAAATCCGATCGCAGCAAGGTGAAGAACCTCGCCGCGGAAGCGTATCGGCGGATGGAAGCGAAGAAATAG
- a CDS encoding lipoate--protein ligase family protein produces MQLLDLTLPTAAENLALDEALLESVDDQPGAAELLRVWECPQWAVVLGRSGKVAEEVFESRAGDVPILRRTSGGGTVLLGPGCLMYSLRLSYERRPHLRALDQAHHEVLTTLAAALNRKLPDANVRPRGTSDLAIGERKFSGNSLRCKRNFLLYHGTLLYDFDLSRIESLLRPPPRQPEYREERPHRDFVMNLALSAGELRQALIAAWQANEILQDWPRELTERLLRERYEQPAWNFER; encoded by the coding sequence ATGCAACTGCTCGATCTAACCTTGCCAACCGCGGCCGAGAACCTGGCCCTCGACGAAGCGCTGCTGGAATCGGTCGACGACCAGCCCGGCGCTGCCGAATTGCTGCGGGTGTGGGAATGCCCGCAATGGGCCGTGGTGCTGGGACGATCGGGAAAAGTGGCCGAAGAGGTGTTTGAGTCGCGTGCGGGTGACGTGCCGATCTTGCGACGTACTTCGGGCGGTGGCACGGTGCTACTCGGGCCGGGCTGTTTGATGTATTCGCTGCGGCTGAGTTACGAGCGTCGGCCTCATTTGCGGGCGCTCGATCAGGCTCATCATGAGGTTCTTACCACCCTCGCCGCCGCGCTGAACCGCAAACTGCCGGACGCGAATGTTCGCCCACGCGGCACCAGCGACCTGGCCATCGGCGAACGAAAATTTTCCGGCAACAGCCTTCGCTGCAAACGGAATTTTTTGCTCTATCACGGCACGCTGCTGTATGACTTTGACCTGAGTCGCATCGAATCTTTGTTGCGACCGCCGCCACGGCAACCGGAGTATCGCGAGGAGCGACCGCACCGTGATTTTGTGATGAACCTGGCGTTGTCGGCGGGCGAACTGCGACAAGCCTTGATCGCGGCCTGGCAGGCGAATGAAATCCTTCAAGATTGGCCGCGGGAATTGACCGAGCGCTTGCTGCGGGAACGGTACGAGCAGCCGGCGTGGAACTTCGAGCGGTGA
- a CDS encoding adenine phosphoribosyltransferase, with amino-acid sequence MSDAIDLKSFIRDIPDFPKPGIMFRDITPLLAAPAAFRSAIETLAKKFASERIDVIVAAEARGFIFAAPLAVALGAGFVPIRKPGKLPFNRHTFNYDLEYGSDTLEMHVDGLQAGQRVLVIDDLLATGGTVRACAQLVEKCGGTIVACAFAIELLALNGRKIIEPYDVYSLVQY; translated from the coding sequence ATGAGCGACGCCATCGATCTGAAGAGCTTCATTCGCGACATTCCCGATTTTCCCAAGCCGGGCATCATGTTTCGCGACATCACGCCGCTGCTCGCAGCGCCGGCGGCCTTTCGTTCGGCGATCGAAACGCTGGCCAAGAAGTTTGCCTCTGAGCGCATCGATGTAATCGTCGCCGCCGAAGCGCGCGGTTTCATTTTCGCGGCCCCGCTCGCGGTCGCCCTGGGCGCCGGCTTCGTGCCGATCCGCAAGCCGGGAAAGCTGCCGTTCAATCGGCATACGTTCAACTACGACCTCGAGTACGGCAGCGATACGCTGGAAATGCACGTCGATGGTCTGCAAGCCGGCCAACGCGTTCTCGTAATCGATGACCTGCTCGCCACCGGCGGAACGGTTCGCGCTTGTGCCCAGCTCGTGGAAAAGTGCGGCGGCACGATCGTCGCCTGTGCGTTCGCAATCGAACTACTCGCGCTGAACGGCCGGAAGATCATCGAGCCGTACGATGTGTACAGCTTGGTGCAGTACTAG